The following coding sequences are from one Drosophila gunungcola strain Sukarami chromosome 3L unlocalized genomic scaffold, Dgunungcola_SK_2 000014F, whole genome shotgun sequence window:
- the LOC128260119 gene encoding homeobox protein SIX6, with the protein MFDKNMDGNNLSVSIGGDLDSTSSGGTSSDHSAVQQDNLSSPMAYGSLFLPNAGYRGNLSCKTVLQLDKFAPYEGAEKDHLLERRFQDITNDYDKSPPPTASTTPTHYPSLNSIIFENGSGPNLGDLNGNTKTDSLCGLQRSASGLGGNPGSGGGHLISNLTSAHNMSAVGSFPIDAKMLQFSTDQIQCMCEALQQKGDIEKLTTFLCSLPPSEFFKTNESVLRARAMVAYNLGQFHELYNLLEAHCFSIKYHVDLQNLWFKAHYKEAEKVRGRPLGAVDKYRLRKKYPLPKTIWDGEETVYCFKEKSRNALKDCYLTNRYPTPDEKKTLAKKTGLTLTQVSNWFKNRRQRDRTPQQRPDIMSVLPVGQLDGNGFPRMFNAPSYYPETIFNGQ; encoded by the exons ATGTTTGACAAGAACATGGATGGCAACAATTTATCGGTCTCCATTGGCGGCGACTTGGACTCCACAAGTTCCGGCGGCACTTCCTCGGACCACTCGGCTGTCCAACAGGATAATCTTAGTTCGCCGATGGCCTACGGATCACTATTCCTTCCCAATGCTG GTTATCGAGGAAACCTGTCGTGCAAAACAGTTCTTCAATTAGATAAATTTGCACCCTATGAGGGGGCGGAAAAGGATCATCTGCTGGAGCGACGTTTCCAGGATATAACCAACGACTATGATAAGTCGCCGCCGCCCACCGCCTCGACCACGCCCACCCACTATCCCAGCCTGAATAGCATAATATTCGAGAACGGCAGTGGGCCAAATCTGGGGGATCTCAATGGGAACACGAAGACGGATTCCCTATGCGGCTTGCAGAGGAGTGCCAGTGGATTGGGCGGTAATCCTGGGAGTGGTGGTGGTCACCTCATCTCCAATCTCACGTCCGCCCACAATATGTCCGCAGTAGGCAGCTTTCCCATCGATGCCAAAATGCTGCAATTCTCCACGGATCAG ATCCAGTGCATGTGCGAGGCCCTGCAACAGAAGGGCGACATCGAGAAGCTGACCACGTTCCTCTGCAGCCTGCCACCCAGCGAATTCTTCAAGACCAACGAGAGTGTCCTGCGGGCCCGTGCCATGGTGGCCTACAATCTGGGCCAGTTCCACGAGCTGTACAATTTGCTGGAGGCGCACTGCTTCTCGATCAAATACCACGTAGATCTGCAGAACCTCTGGTTCAAGGCCCACTACAAGGAGGCCGAGAAGGTGCGCGGTCGTCCACTCGGTGCGGTGGACAAGTACCGCCTGCGGAAAAAGTATCCGCTTCCCAAGACGATCTGGGATGGCGAGGAGACGGTGTACTGCTTCAAGGAGAAGTCGCGGAACGCCCTCAAGGACTGCTACCTCACCAATCGCTATCCCACGCCCGACGAGAAGAAGACGCTGGCCAAGAAGACCGGCCTCACGCTCACCCAGGTCTCCAACTGGTTCAAGAACCGTCGCCAAAGGGACCGCACGCCCCAGCAGAGACC TGACATTATGTCGGTGCTGCCTGTGGGCCAATTGGATGGAAACGGCTTCCCGCGCATGTTCAATGCTCCCAGCTATTATCCCGAAACGATTTTCAATGGGCAATAA
- the LOC128260135 gene encoding uncharacterized protein LOC128260135, translating to MLNAKIQKCNVDRSLYKKRLSDSDIKKMLSFVKRKKGKPMPSARKYYETMIEATGIEGSWQNMRSELQFLKMTLSRANSWLNNVDFSRNNKEKAIDYARDCYCPYYDQLVEIFGSDFKTSEELNKNKNSSGSDEKQNQAGTSKPRISRRESSPQKAKLQNENVHLQRIKTKEAAEIEEKKVENQFLFRKLELEENERIALFEIKMKYN from the exons ATGTTGAACGCAAAAATCC AAAAATGTAACGTTGACCGATCTCTCTACAAGAAGAGATTAAGCGATTcagacattaaaaaaatgcttaGCTTTGTTAAgcggaaaaaaggaaaaccg ATGCCCTCTGCCAGAAAGTATTACGAAACCATGATAGAGGCAACGGGAATCGAAGGATCTTGGCAGAACATGAGATCCGAACTACAATTTCTAAAAATGACGCTGTCAAGAGCAAATTCTTGGCTGAATAATGTTGACTTTTCGCGGAATAACAAGGAAAAGGCAATAG aCTACGCGCGTGACTGTTATTGCCCATAttatgatcagctagttgaaATATTTGGTTCTGATTTTAAAACTTCAGAAGAgttgaataaaaacaaaaactcttCCGGCTCCGATGAAAAACAGAATCAAGCTGGTACGTCTAAGCCGAGAATCTCAAGGAGGGAAAGCTCTCCTCAGAAAGCTAAATTGCAGAACGAGAATGTTCACCTTCAACGGATTAAAACGAAGGAGGCAGCCGAAATTGAGGAAAAGAAAGTTGAAAACCAATTCCTTTTCAGAAAATTAGAACTGGAGGAAAATGAGAGAATTGCATTGTTCGAgattaaaatgaaatacaacTAA
- the LOC128260118 gene encoding trafficking protein particle complex subunit 12 — MSNKISEYFANDPPSFFDELANKSKSKDAPAEVTSTGNSNTSSSSNMLSNTFTGVFQPPEYVETPEAAEDSIKVSDEVRNLWELPRENETGKLIMPGIHLQNDLTDPITVAVAQHLGEAELSYRKILRVDDVTQDERGLRTLIHAGCYRTAVNLTGRLLTIYGQGYGRSGQPAKHSPHSLQLWFTRLALLAKLGEFELLNAEAEPFGQLSSPDVFYDFYPEMYNGKSGSIACFSFRLLLAELPIYLGKPHIALDRLSELHVTSREIKEHYANLRNKQAEEFWQRRCERVLHSVINCGLMMKKFSMIDDIMEGTLLKRGNLSKEEQRFLYSAWGRIYLQIGDIFGAEQKFAVSRRLKEINSSPDLRDLVDKGLIAVAKNDFPEAYVIFQKALHLDTGNTMILNNMGVCLLYAGKLKDAINLYERAINLNPQKSLNESLLVNLSTLYELESNNSKAKKFNLLRLINRYKPDLNISIEICLKLQTIN, encoded by the exons atgtcaaataaaataagcgAATATTTTGCAAACGATCCGCCCAGTTTTTTCGATGAGCTGGCCAATAAATCCAAGTCCAAGGACGCGCCAGCAGAAGTCACCTCCacaggcaacagcaacaccagtTCCAGCAGTAACATGTTGTCCAACACCTTCACCGGAGTTTTCCAGCCACCCGAATATGTTGAGACACCTGAGGCGGCGGAAGACTCCATAAAAGTCAGTGACGAGGTGCGAAACCTGTGGGAGCTGCCACGGGAAAACGAGACGGGCAAACTGATAATGCCCGGAATTCACCTGCAAAATGATCTG aCCGATCCTATCACCGTGGCAGTGGCCCAGCACCTGGGAGAAGCCGAGTTGTCCTATCGTAAAATCCTCCGCGTCGATGATGTCACACAGGATGAGCGCGGATTGAGAACCTTAATCCATGCCGGTTGCTATCGTACTGCTGTGAATCTAACTGGCCGCCTCCTGACCATTTATGGCCAGGGATATGGAAGATCTGGTCAGCCGGCCAAGCATTCGCCGCACTCCCTGCAACTGTGGTTCACCCGACTAGCCCTCCTCGCCAAACTAGGCGAGTTCGAGCTGTTGAACGCCGAGGCGGAACCTTTTGGCCAGCTCAGCAGTCCGGATGTCTTCTACGACTTCTATCCGGAGATGTACAATGGCAAGAGCGGTTCCATAGCCTGCTTTTCGTTCCGACTTTTGCTCGCAGAGCTGCCCATTTACCTGGGCAAACCGCACATCGCCTTGGACAGACTCTCAGAACTTCATGTGACTAGTCGGGAGATCAAGGAACACTATGCAAATCTGCGCAACAAGCAAGCCGAAGAGTTTTGGCAAAGGCGATGCGAAAGGGTCCTGCACTCAGTCATCAACTGTGGATTAATG ATGAAGAAATTCAGTATGATAGACGACATAATGGAGGGAACTCTTCTAAAGCGCGGTAACCTTAGCAAGGAGGAGCAGCGGTTCTTGTACTCCGCCTGGGGACGCATTTATCTCCAAATCGGTGATATTTTTGGAGCAGAACAAAAGTTTGCCGTCTCAAGAAGATTGAAGGAAAT aaacTCCTCTCCAGATCTAAGAGACCTAGTGGACAAAGGTCTAATAGCTGTGGCCAAAAATGATTTTCCCGAGGCCTATGTGATATTTCAGAAAGCTCTGCACTTGGATACCGGTAATACAATGATTCTGAACAACATGGGAGTGTGCCTTTTGTATGCCGGAAAGCTCAAGGATGCTATAAACCTTTACGAACGGGCTATTAACCTGAATCCCCAGAAATCCCTGAACGAGAGTTTGCTGGTCAATCTTTCGACTTTATACGAATTGGAATCGAACAACTCCAAGGCGAAAAAGTTCAACTTGTTGCGGCTTATTAACCGATACAAACCAGATCTCAACATAAGCATAGAAATTTGTCTAAAACTGCAGAcgataaactaa
- the LOC128260114 gene encoding mRNA (2'-O-methyladenosine-N(6)-)-methyltransferase produces MAANNNNSNIHNLVAGTGTGGMPSSVIASTGTPGMGSSPAPVASSSSSSSASSAAQSAWDQLTASASNNMSPSPTAGAPTVTGPILPDNLGSGAGSSPVASCSSPSTPTKSHGPSPLESMAHTPQGPPTLGPGGYGEELTAELVNQGWRKFWSKRENRPYYWNKVTGESLWEMPGTRPFDPLTDPLGICHAGGPTPMTPNMHQQQQHHHHHLKRRPSDDMHIHPNQQHHVGGGPPMKKFVLAGPWDLEVCTNAVIVERPPTLLPQPHPEVEALRAAFSMKLLKTYEDLCMRRENIKAPRDSFNRWLMERKVIDTGCDPLLPSNCLPEISSSMYREIMSDIPIKIVKPKFTGDARKQLSRYAEAAKQIIESRSAPAESKKVVKWNVEDTFQWLRRTVGASYEDFQDRLAHLKRQCEPHLVETVKSSVETLCVKIYHLSADHARKIRERHLQLLKEHGIPEPTPPPPPPHLKKVWCYPIQFAVPSPRMPTIEYLQDRDHMIIKYTPATINQPDAQYINLTYLQKLEQLYRHNCFDDKKFDLFIGRVWCLLKRYQTFLGNALNSSQEAELTQAALPVPVFECLHRHFGVSFECFASPFNSYFRQYCSAFADTDAYFGSRGPFLDFKPVSGSFQVNPPHCEELIEASLLHIDKLLTDTMEPLSFIVFLPEWKSISKLDDSMYKRRSMVVLGMAHEYRHGYQHMLQKSDVLIKCMQGTQVVWLQNSAGYARWGPNENRVEALREAFRPQRDRERERAAAAAAAAGVNSSQQSPATPPSGASTAPTTISSTNSGVNSNSSSAAITTSASSSPSPAATSSSMSPLSPHTPTGNPPPQFPLTISNTSSSSNLVAASPTMSVQSDCSSPSSSTMSLSPAPASGGYPDGGTSATAAAVSITATASTSTAGAGSAFGQANSISSSASTQAVINSAV; encoded by the exons ATGGCAgctaacaacaacaatagcaacatACACAACCTGGTCGCTGGCACGGGGACGGGAGGCATGCCCTCGTCCGTGATTGCGTCGACGGGAACTCCGGGAATGGGATCCTCGCCGGCGCCCGTGGCCTCCAGTTCCTCATCCTCGTCAGCCTCCTCCGCCGCGCAGAGTGCTTGGGATCAGCTGACGGCGAGTGCCTCCAACAACATGTCACCCTCACCCACGGCAGGTGCTCCCACAGTCACTGGACCCATTTTACCGGACAACCTGGGGAGCGGGGCAGGTAGTTCACCGGTGGCCAGCTGCTCCTCCCCATCAACGCCCACGAAGTCACATGGACCCTCGCCGTTGGAGAGCATGGCCCATACGCCACAGGGTCCTCCAACTCTGGGACCTGGTGGTTATGGCGAGGAACTCACTGCCGAGCTGGTGAACCAAGGATGGCGCAAGTTCTGGTCCAAGCGAGAAAACCGCCCATACTACTGGAACAAGGTAACCGGCGAATCGCTGTGGGAGATGCCCGGCACGAGACCATTCGATCCGCTCACCGATCCCTTGGGCATCTGCCATGCGGGCGGTCCCACGCCCATGACCCCCAATatgcaccagcagcaacagcatcacCATCATCACCTGAAGCGTCGGCCGTCGGACGACATGCACATCCATCCCAATCAGCAGCATCATGTCGGCGGGGGGCCGCCGATGAAGAAGTTCGTTCTTGCAGGACCCTGGGATCTGGAGGTGTGCACTAATGCGGTGATTGTGGAACGACCGCCGACTCTCCTGCCACAACCACATCCCGAAGTGGAGGCTCTACGGGCGGCCTTTAGCATGAAGTTACTGAAAACCTACGAGGATCTGTGCATGCGCAGGGAGAATATTAAGGCACCCAGAGATTCCTTTAATCGCTGGCTAATGGAACGCAAGGTCATTGACACCGGCTGCGATCCGTTGCTGCCCAGTAACTGCCTGCCGGAGATCTCTAGCTCCATGTACCGCGAGATCATGTCGGATATACCCATTAAGATTGTCAAACCCAAGTTCACGGGAGATGCCAGGAAGCAGCTTTCCCGCTATGCAGAGGCAGCCAAACAGATTATAGAATCCCGATCGGCGCCGGCTGAATCCAAGAAGGTGGTCAAGTGGAATGTGGAGGACACGTTCCAGTGGCTAAGACGGACTGTGGGTGCCAGCTACGAGGATTTCCAGGATCGTCTAGCCCATTTGAAGCGGCAGTGTGAGCCCCACTTGGTGGAGACTGTCAAGAGTTCGGTGGAAACCCTGTGCGTTAAGATCTATCATTTGTCGGCGGATCATGCCCGCAAGATCCGGGAGCGCCATTTGCAACTTCTGAAGGAGCACGGAATCCCTGAACCAACAcctccgccgccaccgccgcatCTGAAGAAAGTGTGGTGCTATCCCATACAGTTTGCCGTCCCATCGCCACGGATGCCAACGATCGAGTATTTGCAGGATCGCGACCACATGATCATTAAGTACACGCCCGCCACGATCAATCAGCCGGATGCGCAGTACATCAACCTCACCTATCTGCAGAAGCTGGAGCAGCTGTATCGACACAACTGTTTCGATGACAAGAAGTTCGATCTGTTCATCGGCCGGGTGTGGTGTCTGCTCAAGCGGTACCAGACCTTCCTGGGCAATGCCCTGAATTCCTCCCAGGAGGCGGAGCTCACCCAGGCGGCGTTGCCGGTGCCCGTGTTCGAGTGCCTACATCGACACTTTGGCGTCAGCTTCGAGTGCTTTGCCTCGCCATTCAACTCCTATTTCCGGCAGTACTGCTCGGCGTTCGCCGACACGGATGCCTATTTCGGCTCCAGGGG CCCATTTTTGGACTTTAAGCCCGTTTCCGGGTCCTTCCAAGTGAATCCTCCTCATTGCGAGGAACTGATCGAGGCCTCTTTGCTGCACATCGACAAACTGCTTACCGACACTATGGAACCACTGAG CTTCATTGTGTTTCTGCCGGAGTGGAAGAGCATATCCAAACTGGACGATAGTATGTACAAGCGTCGCTCCATGGTGGTTTTGGGCATGGCCCACGAGTACAGGCACGGCTACCAGCACATGTTGCAAAA ATCCGATGTGCTTATCAAGTGCATGCAGGGCACCCAGGTGGTGTGGCTCCAAAACAGCGCCGGCTATGCGCGCTGGGGACCCAACGAAAATCGCGTTGAGGCGCTTCGTGAGGCCTTTCGGCCGCAACGCGATCGGGAGCGTGaacgagcagcagcagcggcggcagctgcTGGCGTAAACTCCAGCCAACAATCGCCAGCGACACCTCCATCGGGCGCTTCCACCGCTCCAACAACTATCTCCAGTACGAATAGTGGagtcaacagcaacagctccTCCGCAGCCATTACAACGAGCGCCAGCAGCAGTCCATCGCCGGCTGCCACTTCGTCCTCGATGTCGCCATTGTCACCGCACACGCCCACCGGGAATCCGCCGCCACAGTTTCCGCTGACCATCAGCAacacgagcagcagcagcaatctaGTGGCTGCCTCGCCCACGATGAGTGTGCAAAGCGATTGCTCCTCGCCATCGTCATCGACTATGTCCCTCTCGCCGGCTCCGGCCTCGGGAGGTTATCCGGATGGCGGGACATCCGCGACAGCGGCAGCGGTGAGCATAACGGCCACGGCGAGCACATCGACGGCTGGAGCCGGATCTGCCTTTGGCCAGGCCAACAGCATCAGTAGTTCCGCCTCCACACAGGCGGTCATCAATTCAGCCGTCTAG
- the LOC128260132 gene encoding LOW QUALITY PROTEIN: peroxisomal membrane protein PEX14 (The sequence of the model RefSeq protein was modified relative to this genomic sequence to represent the inferred CDS: deleted 2 bases in 2 codons) — MSSNNTDTGDTTIMATATSLQQDFEAGGEELLPRESLITTAVSFLQNTKVRHTTLIQKQQFLRSKGLTAHEIQLACERAGVFTQDPNNLNPSPNTVISIGSQLQALQPQPTVFGRIREIIHSTALFSGVVYAVYLFWKKYIAPYLFGKPKKKPVDEVLDDIDKKVETRTNDLNKEISSVRDLITSQQREHAQQLNREFSNFRSDLDAIKGLLLNRKQFAGPVAPLAVPSIPAWQLAGSPHHHHRHSGSDDNEKGDDAGSGSGSSETEVVTKNSDSSLEIM, encoded by the exons ATGTCCAGCAACAACACGGACACCGGGGACACAACCATCATGGCCACGGCTACCTCCTTGCAGCAGGATTTCGAGGCCGGCGGAGAGGAGCTGCTGCCCCGAGAATCGCTG ATAACCACTGCAGTAAGCTTTCTACAGAACACGAAAGTGCGCCACACGACGCTTATCCAA AAGCAGCAGTTCCTGCGGTCCAAAGGTCTCACGGCCCACGAAATCCAGTTGGCTTGCGAGCGGGCCGGCGTCTTCACCCAGGACCCCAACAATCTGAATCCCAGTCCGAATACA GTGATCAGCATCGGCTCCCAGTTGCAGGCGTTACAGCCGCAACCGACGGTCTTTGGCCGGATCCGCGAGATCATCCATTCGACGGCCCTTTTCAGCGGAGTGGTCTATGCGGTCTACCTCTTCTGGAAG AAATACATTGCACCCTATCtgtttggcaagccgaagaaGAAGCCGGTCGACGAAGTCCTGGACGACATTGACAAGAAGGTGGAGACGCGCACCAACGACCTCAATAAGGAGATCTCATCGGTCAGGGATCTGATCACCAGCCAGCAGAGGGAACATGCCCAGCAGCTGAACCGCGAGTTTAGCAACTTCCGCAGCGATCTGGACGCCATCAAGGGTCTGCTGTTAAACCGCAAACAGTTTGCGGGCCCAGTGGCCCCGCTGGCAGTGCCATCCATTCCCGCCTGGCAGTTGGCCGGCTCTCCGCATCATCACCACCGGCACAGCGGGTCGGACGACAATGAGAAGGGCGATGATGCTGGCTCCGGATCCGGATCATCGGAGACCGAGGTGGTCACCAAGAATAGTGACTCCAGCTTGGAGATCATGTAA
- the LOC128260123 gene encoding LOW QUALITY PROTEIN: peroxisomal membrane protein PEX16 (The sequence of the model RefSeq protein was modified relative to this genomic sequence to represent the inferred CDS: inserted 2 bases in 1 codon), producing the protein MDTLKGMLKAYEAWVANNPDVVGDFETTAKWVSYFIAGRISSSNVVSELVYTLSNMLVFYNDRIIERARNARENSVIQLQSKLCYRLKVTLTTLEYSEVFIEISARRLFGQSGKWLVIALIQAFKAAGRFFILKHSTSDIVTSPPIASLNRRALGKHRKSSGDEVPSTSDALQSQHSITFQLKRSGRVIRKVEGAPPLQYRDFKLHVDNNEAVKTQIPKKLLQAEYLYXSKPLIHLAAMGLFGQRSWKQYMVALSIDLYSIHLYRQHRDLMSKQQKLELSRRCINIMYFLVRSPFYDSFTKSRLERVLDFVATSVPIAKVVAGPLKDYIPTWQSTYFYLWST; encoded by the exons ATGGATACTCTTAAGGGCATGCTGAAGGCGTACGAGGCGTGGGTGGCCAACAACCCGGATGTGGTGGGTGATTTTGAGACCACGGCCAAGTGGGTATCCTACTTTATAGCAG GTCGCATTTCCTCTTCGAATGTGGTCAGTGAGCTGGTGTACACGCTGTCCAATATGCTGGTGTTCTACAACGATCGGATCATCGAACGGGCACGTAATGCCCGGGAGAATTCGGTGATCCAGCTGCAATCGAAACTTTGCTACCGTCTAAAGGTCACGCTGACGACACTTGAATATAGCGAGGTTTTCATCGAGATATCGGCCCGCCGGCTGTTCGGTCAATCCGGCAAATGGCTGGTGATAGCGCTAATACAGGCCTTCAAGGCGGCGGGGCGTTTCTTTATCTTGAAGCACTCTACCTCGGATATAGTCACATCGCCGCCCATCGCCTCACTGAACCGAAGGGCACTGGGCAAGCACAGGAAGTCTTCGGGGGATGAGGTGCCCTCTACCAGCGACGCGCTGCAGTCTCAGCACTCCATTACCTTCCAACTAAAGCGATCCGGTCGAGTGATCCGTAAAGTGGAGGGTGCTCCACCGCTACAGTATCGCGATTTTAAGCTTCATGTGGACAACAATGAGGCGGTAAAGACGCAGATCCCAAAGAAACTGCTTCAAGCCGAGTACCTGTA ATCCAAGCCACTCATCCACCTGGCCGCCATGGGATTGTTCGGTCAGCGGAGCTGGAAGCAGTATATGGTAGCTCTGTCCATCGATCTATACAGCATTCACCTGTACCGCCAACACCGCGATCTCATGTCCAAGCAACAGAAACTGGAGCTGAGCCGGCGATGCATCAACATTATGTACTTCCTGGTCCGATCGCCGTTCTACGACAGTTTCACCAAGTCCAGACTGGAGCGCGTCCTGGACTTTGTGGCCACCAGTGTGCCCATTGCAAAGGTGGTGGCCGGACCCTTGAAAGACTACATTCCCACGTGGCAAAGCACTTACTTCTACCTCTGGTCAACTTAG